Within Serratia odorifera, the genomic segment CGAATTGTTATTTACTTCAGTCTACAGTGACCGACAGCGTGAGTTCATTAGCCATAAAGGTACAGCGAGATGCGCCGGTCGGCACTATCCTCAGTGAGCAGAATGTGGGGCCTTGGACATGGGGGGTGGCTTATTGCAATGGAGCTGCACAAATATACCTTGCTATGAGCTATGCCGGAGGAATAACTGAAGGTAATAATATCTATCGCACTAACCTCCCTGGTGTGGGCGTCAGATTATCTTGGGGTAAAGTCCCTTTTACTAATCCTGCTAATCTAGGGGAGGGAATTTCAGGAGGATATCTTACCTCTAATATACACACTCTTCAGATTATAAAAACAGGACCTGTTACTTCTGGAACGCTTAACCCGGGGATGATTGGAAGATATTATGTAGTATCAAAACTAGATAATTCTTCCGCGGATGTTACGGTTATCAATATGGGTAGCGGTAACACCGTAACCCAACTGGCCTGCTCGTTGAACGCCTCCAATATTCAGGTGCCGCTGGGAGATGTGTTGGCAACCGAATTTACCGGCGTGGGGAAGACGCTAAAACCCAAGGCGTTTAACGTCGGGCTGAACTGTGACGCCAATGCAAAAATCAACGTCTCGCTGGGTGGTACGCAAAGTGCCGAGAGCAGCGATAGCAGTATCTTGCAGCTCACTAACGCCGGCAGCGCCGGGGTGGCCAAAGGAGTTGGCGTACAGCTGTTGTACAACAACACGCCGCTAAAACTCAACCAGCTACTGGCGTTGAAAACCTCGGCCGGTGGTCAGGAAACCTTCCCGTTTACCGCCCATTATTATCAGACCGCCGCAAATATCACCGCCGGCTCGGCCAATGCCACCGCCACGCTGAATATTTCTTATCAGTGATGGAGATGTTGATAACCCATATTTAAAAGAGTATCAGCGAGTGTCTTATATACCCTTGGTGGCGATTGAGAGTTGATAACGTGGTATGTCTCGCTATCATGCGGGTAATTATATTATTAATCGAATGGATGCGAATAAAATGAAAAAACGATTCTTATATGGGGTTTCGCCAGCGCTGGGCATTATCGCCATGCTGGCTAGCAGCCAACTGTATGCCGACTGTATCCTCCGAGGGGAAACGGTAACAGGCACGGTGAGTGCTCTGGCGATGACGGTACAACGCGATGCGCCGGTGGGTAGCGTGCTGGGTGAGCAGGCACTCAATACCCTTGCTTATAAAGTGGCTTATTGCGCCGAACCTGCCAATATTTATAGATTAATCACTTATGCTGGCGGGGTTCCTGAGGGCAATAATGTCTATCGGACCAATCTGGCTGGCGTTGGTGTTAGAGTACTAAGTGGATCAATCTCTTTCAGCAATCCTCCTCATAAGGTCTTTATAACCGGTCCTGGTCTTTACACTTCACCAGATGCGACCGTACAGTTTGTTAAAACCGGGCCAATAACTGCCGGCACTATTACCCCGGGCCACTGGCCAAATATTATGTCGTATCAACTACGGATAACTCATCGGTAGATATTACACTTATCAATATGGGTAGCGGTAACACCGTAACCCAACTGGCCTGCTCGTTGAACGCCTCCAATATTCAGGTGCCGCTGGGAGATGTGTTGGCAACCGAATTTACCGGCGTGGGGAAGACGCTAAAACCCAAGGTGTTTAACGTTGGCTTAGCCTGTGATGCCAATGCAAAAATCAACGTCTCGCTGGGTGGTACGCAAAATTCAGAGAGCAGCGATAGCAGTATCTTGCAGCTCACCAACGCCGGCAGCGCCGGGGTGGCCAAAGGAGTTGGCGTACAGCTGTTGTACAACAACACGCCGCTAAAACTCAACCAGCTACTGGCGTTGAAAACCTCGGCCGGTGGTCAGGAAACCTTCCCGTTTACCGC encodes:
- a CDS encoding fimbrial protein, with translation MGSGNTVTQLACSLNASNIQVPLGDVLATEFTGVGKTLKPKAFNVGLNCDANAKINVSLGGTQSAESSDSSILQLTNAGSAGVAKGVGVQLLYNNTPLKLNQLLALKTSAGGQETFPFTAHYYQTAANITAGSANATATLNISYQ
- a CDS encoding fimbrial protein encodes the protein MGSGNTVTQLACSLNASNIQVPLGDVLATEFTGVGKTLKPKVFNVGLACDANAKINVSLGGTQNSESSDSSILQLTNAGSAGVAKGVGVQLLYNNTPLKLNQLLALKTSAGGQETFPFTAHYYQTAANITAGSANATATLNISYQ